Genomic DNA from Streptomyces sp. PCS3-D2:
GGCGGGCCCGGCCCTGTGCGCAGATCCGCAGGAGTTCGGCGGTGCCGCCGACATTGGGGGCGGCCAGGTGGTGGAAGCCGGACACGTGGTGAACCTCGGCGCCCAGGTGGAGGAGGGTCTTCGCCCGCAGGACCTGCTCCCGGTGGGTGGCGTCGAGACCCAGGCCGGGCCGGGACAGGTCCCCGGGTACGGGCACGATCCGCGGGTCCGAGGCGTCACCGCGCAGCCCGTGGCGGCGCAGGGCGGCGGCCAGACGCCTGCGGGCGGCGTCCGTGTCGGCGGCGCGGACCAGGCACAGGACCGGGCCCGTGGTGCGGTCCAGCAACTCGGCCAGGACGTGGGAGCCCACGTACCCGGTGGCCCCGGTGAGCAGCACGGCGTCGTGCGGGTCGAAGGAGCCGGGCCGGTCGGGGAAGACGAGGGCGGGGTCGAGCCGCGCGTCGTCCGGCCCGACCGGCAGGGTCGCCGGACCGCTCAGCGGACCGCTCAGCGGGCCGGTCAGCGAGTCCGTACCGGGGGTCTTCGACGGGGCCGCCGCCGGGTCGGGCCCTCGCAGCAGGCGGGCGACCGCGCGTACGGTCGGCTCGGCTAGGAAGTCGGCGACGGCGATCCGGACGCCGAACTCCCGCTCGATGCGGCCCAGGAGCCGGATGACCCGCAGGGAGTGGCCGCCGAGTGCGAAGAATTCCTCGCCGGGGGAGCCGGCCGGCCCGCCGAGGACGTCCTCCCACAGGGCGAGCAGCCGCCGCTCGGTGCCGTCCGCCGGGCCCTCGGCCGGGAGCGGCCGCTGCCGATGGGCGGCCAGCCGGGTGGCGAGCGCCGACCGGTCGGCCTTGCCGTGGCTGCCCGTCGGGATGGCGGGGACGGGTACGGCCAGCCGGGGCACCATGTGGCCCGGGAGCAGCCGGGCCAGGTGGGCGCGGGCGTCCTGCGGCGCGACGGTGCCGACGTAGCCGACGGCGAGTTCGGCGTCGGTGCCGGTGCCGGTGCCGGTGCCGAGGAGGACGGCGACGGCCTCCCTGACGCCGGGGTGTTCCGCGAGCGCGGCCTCGATCTCGCCGAGTTCGATGCGGAAGCCGCGCAGCTTGATCTGGTGGTCGAGCCGGCCGAGGTAGTCGACGGCTCCGTCGGGCAGTCGGCGCACGCGGTCCCCGGTGCGGTAGCAGCGTCCGGCGCCGGCGAGTGCGGGATGGGCGGTGAACAGCTCGCCCGTCCGCTCCGGGTCGCCCAGGTAGCCGTCGCCGAGTCCGGCGCCGGAGAGCCACAGTTCGCCGGGGACGCCGGTGGCCGCGAGCCGTCCGTGGCGGTCCACGACGTGGGCCGCGGTGCCGGACAGAGCGGTGCCCACGGGCACCCTGGCCCGGGCCTCCGCAGGGTCGGCCCGGTGCGTGGTGGCCAGGATCGCCGCCTCGGTCGGGCCGTATCCGTTGATGACGACCCGATCCCGGGCGAAGTGCCGCGTGTCGTGGACGTCCGCGGGCTCGCCCGCGACGAGCAGCACGCGCACACCGGCCAGGTCGGGACGGTCCAGGGCGCGCAGCAGGGAGGGCACGGTCACCATCACGGTGACTCCGGCGGTGCGCAGGGTTCGGGTGAGGGCCGGGCTGTCGGCGCGGGTGGCGTCGTCCGCGTACACCAGGGTGGCGCCGGAGACGAGCGGCATGAACTGCTCGAAGGCGGCCACGTCGAAGCCGGGCGAGGTGAGTTGGAGCCAGACGTCGTCCGCGGTGAAGGGGTGCCGGGCGAGGCAGGCGAGGAGGGTGTTGGCGACGGCGCGGTGGGAGACGGCGACGCCGCGGGGGCGCCCGGTGCTGCCTGAGGTGTAGATGACGTAGGCCGGGGCGGCGGGATCGCCGGGGTCCGCTGCGGGCTCGGCCGCCTCGCCGGGGGCGGTGAGGGCCTCGATGTCCAGGACGGGCGGTCCTTCGGATGCCTCCGTGCCGGGCCCGAACAGGGTGTCGGCGGTGTCCTTGGCGCAGACCAGCGCGCCGGCATCGGCGTCGGCGATGCAGTGGCGCAGCCGCTGCGCCGGGTACGCCGGGTCGAGCGGCACGTAGGCGGCTCCGGTCTTGAGCACGCCGAGGAGGGTCGCGGCGAGGAACGGGGAACGCTCCAGGCACACGGCGACGCGGTCGCCGGGGCGGATCCCGCGGGTGGCGAGGCGGGCGGCCACGGAGTCGGCGAGCCGGTCGAGTTCGGCGTAGGTGAGGCTGATGCCGGCGTCGGCGACCGCGGTCTTGTGCGGGCGGGCCGCGACCTGCCGGGCGACGAGGGCGGGGAGGGTGGTGTGCACCCGCCGGGGGGCCGGTTCCGGGGCGCGGCTGAGCCGCTCGTACTCCCCCGGTTCGTACAGGGTGACGTTCCGCAGGGGCGGGTCACCGTCCGCGAGGCGGTCGAGTACGGCGGCGAGCTGGCCGGCCAGCCGCGCTGCGGTGGCACGGTCGTAGAGGTCGGTGCTGAACTCGACCTCGACGTCGAGGCCGTCGCCCTCCTCCTGGAAGGTGAAGGCCAGCTCGAAGGTGGCGGTGTCGCGATCGTCGGCGTCCCAGGGCTCGGTCCGCGCACCTGACAGTTCCAGCGGACGCGGCCGGCGCTGGCGGTAGTTGACGACGGCCTGGAAGGGGACGGCCGCCCGTGCGGTGGTGACCGGCGCGAGTTCCCGGCCCACGGTCTGGAAGGGGACGTCCTGGTGGTGCAGGGCCTGGGTGCAGGCGGTGCGGACATGGGCGAGCAGGGTGTCGGCCGTGGCGTCCGCGTCCGCCTCGACACGGACGGGCAGCAGGTTGACGAAGCAGCCGACGAGGTCCTGTGCCCCGGCCCGGCTGCGTCCGGCTGCGAGGGCGCCCAGGGTGAGGGTGTCGCGTTCGCTGTAGGCGGCCAGGACCGTGTATACGCCGGCCAGGCAGAACATGTACGGGCTGACGCCGTGCCGGCGGGCGGCCTCGGCGTGGCGGGCGCGCTGCCCGGAGCCGATCCGCAGCCGTACCCGGTCGCCGGATCCGCTGAGGACGGCGGGGCGGGGGCGGTCGGTGACCAGGTCGAGCCCGGCGGCTCCCCCGTCTAGCGCACCGCGCCAGAACCGGGTCGCGGCGGTGAGGCGTTCGGGCCGGGGTTCGAGGGCGTCGCGCAGGTGCTCGGGGTAGGCCGGGCTCAGGGGCGGCAGGTCCGCGGCCGGGTCCGCGTACAGGGCGGACAATTCGGAGGTGAAGAGGTCCAGGGACCAGTCGTCGGCGATGGCGTGGTGGACGGCGAAGTGGATCAGGGTGCACCGGGCGTCGAGGGTGAGCACCAGGGTGCGCAGCAGCCGGGTGCCTTCGGCGTCCGGCCCGGCCGCGCGGTGCTCGGCGGCCAGGGTGCGGGCCCGGTCCCGGCGCTCTCCGGCCGGAAGGCCGGTGAGGTCCGTATGGCGCAGCGCGGCGCCCGGGTCGGCAGTCAGGCTCTGCCACCAGCCGTCTGCGTCGCGCCGTACGACGGTCCGCAGGGCGGCCTGGCGCCGGCCCAGCAGGGTCAGGGCGTTCCGCAGCCGGGGCAGGTCGAGCGGGCCGTCGACGGCGTAGCTGCGTCCGATGACGTACCGGTCGGTGGATCCGGTGGCCTCCTGCTCGAACCAGATCCCCTCCTGGGCGGGCGACAGCGGCAGCCGGCCGGGGTCCGCGTCGGGGGCGGGCTCCGGCGATACGGCCGCGGTGGCGGTGGCGGAGGCCACGCGGGCCGCCAGCGCCCGGACGGTCGAGGTGGTGAACAGGTCGGCGATCGTCAGGGCCACGCCCTGGTCGCGTTCCAGCCGGGCCAGGATCGCCATCGCGGACAGGGAGTCGCCGCCGGCGGCGAAGAAGTCTGTGTCCGGGCCGACGACTCGGCCGAGGACGGCCTCCCAGTGCCCGGAAACGGCGCGCAGGACGTCGGCCTCCGCACCAGCGCCTGCCGGGGCCCGGCCGGCCGGTCCGGGGACCGCCGCGGCCGCGCGGTGGGCGAGAGCGGCGAGCAGACGGCGGTCGGCCTTGCCGTTGGCAGTGGTCGGCAACTCCGGCAACACGGAGACGACGGCCGGAACCGCCGGTTCGGGCAGGATCCGGGCGACGTGGGCGGTCAGCACGGCGGCCTGGACACCGAGGCCGGGCCGGGCATCGGTGTCGGCCTCGACGCCAAGGGCGGCCGGGGAGCCCAGGTCAGCCGGGATGCTCGGGTTGGCCGAGGAGTCCGGGTCGGCCTGGACACCAAAGGCGGCCGGGGCATCCAGGTCGCCCAGGACGCTGAGGGCGGCCGGGGCATCCCGGTCGGCCAGGGCGCCGAAGGTGGCCCGGGAATCCAGATCCGGGACGCTCAGGTCGGGCCGGGCGTCCGGATCGGCCGGGGCCTCGGGGACTGCCGGGGAGGCCGGGGCCTCCGGCGCAGGGGCTGCCCCCGGTGTCAGGGTGACGTATGCGGCCAGTCGGCGGGTGGCCGTGGGGCCGTACGGGACCACGGCGGCCTCGCGGACCGCGGGGTGGGCCAGCAGCGCGCGTTCCACCTCGGCCGGTTCGACGCGGTGGCCCCGAATCTTGACCTGATCGTCGAAGCGCCCCAGGAAGGCCAGTTCGCCGCCGGGGAGGCGGCGGACCCGGTCGCCCGTCAGGTAGGCGGTGCGTTCGGGCCGTCCGGGCTCGGGGACGAACCGCTCGGCGGTCTGCTCCGGCCTGCCGCGGTAGCCCCGGGCGACGCCCGGGCCGCCGATGCAGAGTTCACCCTCCTCGCCCGGCGCGGCGGGGGTGCGGTCGGGGCGCAGCACGTGGGCGGTGGCCCCGGCGAAGGGGCGGCCGATCGGCACGTCCCGCCAGCCGCTGTCCCAGTCGTCCGGGGTGTCGAAGGTCTGCCAGCAGGCGTAGACCGTGGTCTCGGTGGGCCCGTAGCCGTTGACGATCCGGCAGCCGGGCAGCTCGCGCAGCGCGGTCCGCACCGCGTCCGCGTCGGCCCGGTCACCGCCCGAGATGCACAGGCGCAGCCCGCGCAGGTCGGCTGCGATGTGCTCCATCGCCAGCCGGAACAGCGGGGCGGCCAGCCGCAGGACGGTCACCCCGTGGCGGGCGCACTCCCGGCCGATGTCGTGCACGCCGGGCCGGTCGGACCGCGGCAGCACGAGCCGGGCGCCGTTCAGCAGGGCGCCCCAGATCTCGAAGACGGAGGGGTCCACGTGGAGCGGGGCGAGCTGGAGGACGGTGTCGGCGGCCGTCAGTCCGGCCTCGGGGGCGTGCGCCAGCGCGAGGACGGAACGGTGCGCGACCTGGACGCCCTTGGGGGCGCCGGTGCTGCCGGAGGTGTGGATGACGTAGGCCGGGGAGTCCGGCCCCGCAGCGGCCTCCGGGACGGCGGCGTGCGCCGCGCCGAGGGCCGGATCCGATGCGTTCTCGTCGACCGGCAGGATCGTTACTTCGGCGGGCAGGAAGGCACGCAGCCTCGGGACGTCCCGGTCGGCGGCGAAGACGGTGCGCAGGTGGTTGTCGAGGACGAGGGAGCGGATCCGGTCGTCCGGCGCGTCGGGGTCCAGGGGCAGGTAGGCGCCCCCGGCCAGGACCGACCCCAGCAGGGCGGCGATCGTACCGGGCGAGCGGTGGGCGCAGATCCCGACGGGCTCGCCGGGGGCGGTGCGGCCCGCGAGGAGCCGGGCGGCCGCCTCGGCCCTGGCGGCGAGTTCGCCGTAGCCGATCCGGAGGTCGCCGCGGACCAGCGCCGTGCGGTGGGGGTGGGCCCGGGCCACGGCGGTGAAGGCCGCGCCGAGGGTGGTGGCGGTGTCAGTGGTGGTGTTCACGGAGCCGGGGTCACCTCCTGCGGGGCGCGTTCGAGGGCCTCGACGACGCTGGCGGTGTCGAAGAGGTCGAGGTAGCGGGAGATCAGTCCATCGCGGACGGTGAACACGTTCATCCACTGGGCCTCGTAGCGCGCCTCGTTGGCCAGGACCAGGGTGCGGCTCACGCCCAGCACCACGATCCGGTCCCCGGCGTCGAGGTAGTCGTAGGCCTCGCACTCCTGGACCCGGATCAGCTCGCGGACGATGGCGAAGAACTCGCGGAAGCCCTCGACGCCGCGGTAGACGCCGGCCCACGGCAGCGAGGCGGGGCCGTGGTAGACCCATTCGAAGTCGGGGGCGAGCAGCAGCTCGATGTCGGCGAGGCGGCCCTCGTCGAACAACCGGAAGAAGGTGCGGATCACTTCCACGTTCTGTGTGCTCATGCGTTGTTCCTCGAATAGGCGGGGGTGGGGGTGCGCGGCGTACGCCGCTTCGGCCGGCCGGACAGGCGCTGGCCCAGCCGGAACAGGGCGGCGTGGGCGAGGAGCCGGACCGGACCGGTGCGGGAGAGCCGGCGGGCGCTGCGCATGACCTGGCGGATCTCCCGCTCGGTGGCGGTCAGCGGCAGCAGGAACACGTCGTAGACGACGAAGGCGCGGGCGCGGTTGATCCACCAGAGGATGAGGGCGTACGTCATCCACTCGCCTTCGGGGTCGACGAAGCGGCCGAGGACTCCGGGTACGCGTGGTTCGAACCGGCCGAGCATGCCCTCGGCGAAGCGGCGGCCGACCACTCCGCGCGGCCCGTCGTCCATGGCCGCGAGCCCGGCGCGCACCAGGTCCGACAAGGCCCCGACGCGTTCGGGCAGGCCCAGGGCGTCGACCTGGCCGATGGCCTGGAGGGCGAAGTGGGCGCCCAAACCGTGGGCGTGGTGGGTGCGCAGTTCCTCGACCAGCAGCGGGTTGGTCCTGCGCGCGGCCTCTTGGACCTCGTCGGATACGAGGGCGGCGCCGGTGGGGAAACAGCCGTAACTCAGTGCCTTGGACAGGCTCATGAGGTCGATGTAGGGGAGCCGGCCGTGGTGGGCGAAGCGAGTGCCGCACCGGTAGTAGGACGTCAGGACCTCGTCGACGCCGACGAGGTAGCCGTGCTGGGCCCGGCCCTCGGTGACGGTGTCGAGGAGGGGGCCGGGGATCGCGGTGTAGGCGTCGGAACTGCCATGGACCAGTTCGATCCACACGAGTCCGATGTCGCCCCCGGCCGCCTCCTCGCGGAACTCGTCGACGGCGTGCGGGGTGAAGGGGTCGATGTAGCGGATGTCGTCGTAGAGGGGGCCGAAGGGCGCGCGGGTGCGGTCGGCGGCGGTGGCCAGCAGGGAGACGAGGGTCTTGCCGCCGTAGTTGTGCTTGAAGACGACGATGCGCCGCTGCCGGGGGCGGGCGAGGCGGGCCAGGGTGATGGCGCTCTCCACCGCGGACGCGCCGCTGACGGCGGGGAAGGTGTGGGGCAGGCCGGTTTCCCGGGCCAGGACCTCTTCGAGCTCGCGGACGTGGCCCCGGGCCGGGTCGTGGCCCCGTACGACGTCGGTCAGGGCATCGGCGGGGTTGTGGCCGGCCACGCCGAGCCCGGCTCCGCAGAGCCCGTCGACCAGGTCCAGTTCGCGGCCCGAGTCGAGGCGGACGGTGAGCCGGGAGCCCTTGGCGCGGACGACGTTCAGCGCGCCGTGCAGCTTGCGCTGCATGCGCGCCGCCATCGGGTTCACGTGGCGGGCGTACAGGTCGAGGGTGGCCTGCCGGTCTGCGGCGGCCGCCGCGAGGACGCGGTGCACCGGGGCGGCGGCGTCCCAGCGGGGCAGCAGCCGGGCGATGACGGCGCGCATGGCGACGGTGTTGCCGCCGTAGGTGTTGGAATGCAGGAATCCGGTCTGCGGGGTGGTCCACGGCTCGAACGTGTCGTGAGTGCCGGTGAAGGCGCCGAACGGGACCTCGTGCCCGGTGAGGGATTCGCCGAGGACGACGAGGTCGGGGCGGAGCGCGGTGACGGCGGGGTCCGCCGGGCTGTCCGGGGCGATGTCGCTGAGGTCGACGACGATGCGGGCTCCGGTGGCGCGCGCGGTGCGGGCCAGTTCGGCGACGGCGGCCCGGGCGCTGTCGTCGAGGAGTTCGGGGGCGCGTACGACGAGCCCGCACACCGGGGTGCCGGTGCCCTGCAGGGCGGAGCGCAGGCCGTCCACGGTGGTGTGGGTGAGGAGGCCGGGGGCGAGGGCGAGGTCGGGGCCTTCGGCGAGGGGGTCGGCGCGGCGGGCGAGGGTGCCGTCAGGGTCGAGAACGAGGACCCGGCCTCGGTGGACGGCGGCGGTCGCGGCGGCGCGGTGGCGCAGCAGTTTGACGGCGCCGTGCAGGGCCTCGTAGCGGGAGTTGGCGAAGAAACTGCGGTAGCGGGTGCCGGCCGGGCGGTCGCCCAGTTCCCGGACGAACTCGCTGAGGAGGTGGCCGGCCTGCGCGGATTCGGCGGTCACGAACCAGGACGGCATGGCGAAGACGGGCTGTTCCTGCGCGATGAGGTCGGCCAGGATGCCGAGGGTCTGCGGGCCGGCCGGGCGCAGGTGCGACACGGGGCCGGGTGGGGCCTGGGGGTTCGGGTTCATGACGCCATCTCGCTCGTGGGAGGGATCCCGGCGGCGGGTGTCCGCGGGACCCGGTGTTCTTGGCAGAACCGGTTGCGGGGTCGGCCACGGCGCGCGGCCGGCGGTACCGAGGCCGGGCGAAGGCCGATCAGCGGGCCGGCACCGGGCAGGGCCGGGCGGCGGGGGCGCGCTGTCAGGTGCACTTGCCCGCCGCCCCGGACCCCAGGAGACCGCGACACACACGGCGCCGGACTCCACACCGTCGGCAGAACTGCCGCCGGCCAGGACCGGGCGACGGGGAGCGCGCTGTCAGGTACGCTTCCCCGCCGCCCGGGGTGTCAGGAGGCCGTGACGCGCTTCGCGTCGGCCTCTTCGCCGGCCCAGATGAGGGCGACGGGGGTCGTGGACGGCTCCGCGGGGGTGGCGAGCCAGCCCGTGAGTGCGCCGTCCTGGGTGACGAGGACCGCGGCGGAGCCGGCGGGCAGCTCCAGCGTCCAACCACTGCCGGTGACCCGGTCGTCCGCGTCGGTGGGGTTGAACGCGCCGATGACGCGGACGCCGCCGGGGCCGGAGCGGCTCAGGACGCGGGCCCGGCCGTGCGCCGTGGTCCAGCGCGGCCCGGCCGGGGCCGGGAGCGTGGCGGCGAACGCGGCGACGAACGCGGCGACCGCGCCCCCGGCGGGCTGGTCGGCCGGGAGCCTCAGTTCGCCGGGGAGGTCGCCCTCGGGGTGCCCGGCCCGCAGCACGGCGACGGGGACGGGGGTGCCGTCGGCGGCGGGCGCGGGCTGCTCGTCAAGCCAGCCGAGACCGATCAGCCGCCCGGAGTCGGCCAGTTGACGGTGCACGGCGTCGGCGAGCTCTGCGAGGACCGTGCCGCCGGTGCGCTGCCAGGCCCCGGTCTGGGGCAGGGCCCGGTCTACGAGGACCACCGCGTCGCGGTCCAGGACGCTGCCGGTCAGCAGGTCACCGTGGCGTTCGAGGAACGCGGCCAGCAGCCGCAGGCCCTCGGCGTTGGCCTGGTGGGAGCCGGCCTCGGCGAGCGGCGCACCCGGGGTGTACGGCGGTGCGTGCAGGCCGGGATCGACACCTTCGGCGCGCAGTCCGTCGGGGTCCATGTCGACCAGGGGGCCCCAGTTCTCCGTGGCGCAGGCGGTGTAGACGCTGATGGTGGTGGAGCCCAGCAGGAGGGCCAGCAGGGCGTTGAAGACGGGGGTCGCCGGCCGGGCGAAGGACGCGTCGGTCCAGGTGAAGCCCCAGTTCGCCTCGACCACGTCGGTGCCGCCGAGGAGGATCCCGGCCAGGTGGGAGCCGAAGGCGGCGGTCTCCCGCGCCGGATTGCCGATCCATTCGGTGTGGCCGACGAAGTACCCGGAGCCCTGGATGGCGCGCTGCCGGGCTGCCCAGGCGTCGAAGGCGGCGCGCGGTGCGGTGACCCCGGTGAGGGGGACGTTGGCCAGCCGGGCCGGGCCTTCGGGGAAGAGCGCGGAGATCCGGTCCCACAGGCCGACGATGCCGTGCCCGGACCACCGGGACCACAGCTGTCGCGTGGCGCTGGTCCACCGGGTGACGTCCTCGGAGGCGAGGGCGGCCTCGTCGGTCAGGCCGTGGCCGGTGAGCCAGTGGGCGAAGGCGCGGCGGGCGGCCGGCGAGGCGTCCTGGGCGTCCACGGGGAGGTGGGCGTCTCCGCAGGTGCCTTCGTTGCCGAGTTGGAGGGCGACGACGGGGCCGTCGGGGGCGGTGGCCCCGGCGACGACCTCGTCGGCGACGGCCTTCAGCCAGGTCTCCGTCTCGGCCTGGACGGCCGGGTCGAGGAGGCTGGGCAGCGGCTTGCCCTGGGAGGTGAGGACGGTGCCGTCGAGCCCCTGATAGGGGGTGTGTCCGGGGCCGCAGAGCCGGTCGGGCAGCCCGCCGAGCTGGACCTCGGCGTGGATGAAGGGGCCGGGCTTGAGGAGGACGCCCAGTCCGGCGGCCGCGGCGAGCTCCAGCAGTCCGACGACGTCGCGCTGAGGGTCGGTCTTCCCGGTGAAGTCGAAGGAGGGACCCCCCTCGCCGAGGGGCCCGCCGGTCTCGTGGAAGCGCCAGGGGAGGTAGCAGGACACGACGTCAACGCCCAGGGCGCGCAGTTCGCGCAGGTTGGCGGCCCAGTTGGCGGGGTCGGCCCGGTAGTAGGGGTACTCGCCGACGACGACGGGCCGGCGGGTGCCGGGGACGAGCGCCTCGGCGAGTGCGGCGCGCGGCGTGGGACTCATGCGTCCGCCCCTTCGTGCGGAGGTACGAGGACGACCTTCAGGGCGGTGTACTCGGCGCCGGGGACGGCGGCGAGGGCCTTGAACGCCTCTTCGTGGTCGGCGAGGGCGAAGCGGTGGGTGACCACGCGCTCCAGCGGCAGCTGCCGGGCCAGCTCGACGGCCTTGGGGAAGATCATGCTGTTGTAGTCGCCGGCGCCGATGATCTGCAGGCCGCGCTGGAGCAGGGTGAGCGGCCGGACGGTGGCGGAGGCGTTGCTGTTGAAGCCCATGACGACGACGCGGCCGCGAACGGCGGCGTAGCCGATGCTCTGCTCCAGGAGGTTGCCCACGGAGTCGACGACGAGGTCGCCTCGCTCGGTGAGGGCGGGGTCGTCGGGGGTGTGGACGGTGACGCGGCCTCCGAACTCGGGGGCGTCGAAGATCTCCTGGCCGAGCCGGCCGCGTACGGGGTCGGGCTCCACGAGGAGGACGGTGGCACCGTACCGCTGGGCGGCCATGGCGGTGACGACGCCCATGGGGCCGCCACCGACGACGACGGCGGTCTCGCCCGCCGCCAGGCGGCCGGCATCGATGTTGTTGAGTGCGCAGGCGAGCGGTTCGACGACGACGGCGCGGTCGAAGTCCATGTCCTCGGGGATGGCGTGGAAGAAGAGCTCGGGGAGGCGGATGAACTCGGCGAAGGAGCCGTCGTAGTCCAGGCCGACCTCGGTGCCGGCCTTGCGGCCGCAGAAGTTCCAGTGGCCTTCGAGGCAGGTGGGGCAGTTGCCGCAGTACAGGGTGGGGTTGACGATGACCCGGTCGCCGACGGCGAAGCGGGTGACGCCCGGGCCGGTGGAGTCGACGACGCCGACGGCCTCGTGGCCCATGACGACACCGGTCTCGGCCGGGAACTTGCCCACGAGGACGCTGCGGTCGGTACCGCAGATGCCGCTCTGGGTGACGCGGATGACGATGTCGTCCGCGGCCAGGGGTTCCGGCTTGGGGTGGTCGACGAGGGCGAGCGTGCGGTCTGCGGTCAGCGTCAGCGCCTTCATGATTCCTCCGTCACGGGCGCGGCGGCGGCGCGGCCCAGGTCCCAGCGGATGGTGTCGAGCAGTTGCTTGTGGAGCTCGGGGGTGGCGGCGGCGATGCAGGACTTCTGGTTCATCGGGCCGAGGTCCACCAGCGAGGTGGAGCCGAGGTCGTCGCCGTAGGCGTCCGTGATGACGACGCCGGCTTGCCGGGCGAGGTAGACGACGGCGGCGATGTCGTAGGGGAAGAGGTGCAGGATCGAGCCGCGGCCGACGCGCAGGAACGCCTCTTCGGTGTCCGGGTGGTCGCGCAGGACGCGGTTGCCGATGTCGACGTAGGCGTCGAGCTGCCCGGTGATGATGCGGGAGATGGAAAAGGTGCTGCTGTTGAAGACGAAGATGCCGCCGGTGTTGGCCGAACTGTCCACGAGGTGGCCGTACGCCTGGGTCATCAGGTCCATCGGGTGGCCGTTGAACTCGATCGACCAGAACATGTGGGTCGGGTCGGTGTTCCGGCTCAGCCGCGGGACCGGGGTGGTGAATCCGCCGCTGTCGAGGCCGTCGGTGTCGTCGCCGTACAGCCACGCGCCGCTCTTGATCTCGACCAGGCAGGCGGCGTCGACGTCGGCGAGGGTGGGCTTGCCGTCCCCGTAGGGGGCGGCCGCGATGGACACCATGCCCATTTCGAGACCGGCCGAGGTGGGACGGGTGCCGTCGATGGGGTCGACGACCAGGAGGACCTGCGGGTCGGGGGCGAGCTCGACGTAGGAGCCGTCCTCGGTGTAGAGCGCCGCGGGTACGTGGGCGTGTTCGCGCAGGTAGTCCAGTACGGCTTTCTCCGCCACCTCGTCGACGTCGAACTGGGCGTCGCCGCCAGGCGAGTCGCCGTGCACGCTGCGTTCGCGGCCGGTGGCCTCGTAAGCGAGGAGTTCGGCGCGGACGTGCTGCCCGAGGGAGACGAGCAGCCGCTTCATCGGGTTGTCGGCGGTCATCGGGCCAGCTCCGAGAGGAAGAGGTTCTCCAGCTTGTCGCAGATCTCCTCGGCCTGGTCCATGGTGAGGATCAGCGGCGGGCGGATCTTGAGGACGTTGCCGTAGCCGTACCGCGAGGTGCGCAGGATCAGGCCGTGGTCCATGGCTTGGGCGGCCAGGTGGTTGGTGAGCTTCACGGCGGGCCTGCCGTCGGCTTCGGCGATCTCGAAGCCGATCATCAGTCCGACGCCGCGGACGTCCACGATCTGCGGGTAGCGGCGCTTCATGTCGTGGAGGCGTTCCATGATGTAACCACCCGTGCGGGTGACGTTCGCCAGGAATTCGGGCTGCCGCACGATGTCGAGGGTGGCGTTGGCCGCCGCGGCGGCCAGCAGGTTGGCGCCGTAGGTGAACGAGTGGTGGTTCGCGGGGAGGCCGGCGAGCCGCTCGTTGGTGATGATGGCGGCGACCTGCGCGCCCGATCCGCCGAGGCCCTTGGCCGTGGTGATGGCATCGGGTTCGACGTCGAAGTACTGGGCCGCGAACATGTGGCCGGTACGACCGATGCCCGTCTGGATCTCGTCGAATATGAGGGCGATGTTCTGCTCGTCGCAGAAGGCGCGCAGTTTCTGCATGTAGCCGTCCGGCGGGACGATGTTGCCGCCGTTTCCGGATATCGGCTCGATGAGGACGGCGGCGACCCGGCCGGAGCTGGCGTATTCGACGAAGTCGTCGAGCCGGTCCACGCACATCATCCCGCAAGAGCCCTCCTTCTGCCCGTAGAAGCAGCGGAAGCAGTACGGGTCGGGGACCTGGAGGGTGCCGGGAAAGAGGTTGGGGAACGGCTCGCGGCGGAACG
This window encodes:
- a CDS encoding aspartate aminotransferase family protein yields the protein METKDVTEHIYYPVSDYKMARGEGVYLYDEDGKSYLDCASATFNLSLGYSHPAVVAAMKDQLDKVVHITSSYQSEPVNGLVQRLAEVSPDNLTKVHPKVSGGSAANEGAIKMAQMATGKSEVITLFRSHVGQTMMMTSMSGNAFRREPFPNLFPGTLQVPDPYCFRCFYGQKEGSCGMMCVDRLDDFVEYASSGRVAAVLIEPISGNGGNIVPPDGYMQKLRAFCDEQNIALIFDEIQTGIGRTGHMFAAQYFDVEPDAITTAKGLGGSGAQVAAIITNERLAGLPANHHSFTYGANLLAAAAANATLDIVRQPEFLANVTRTGGYIMERLHDMKRRYPQIVDVRGVGLMIGFEIAEADGRPAVKLTNHLAAQAMDHGLILRTSRYGYGNVLKIRPPLILTMDQAEEICDKLENLFLSELAR